The following coding sequences are from one Nicotiana tomentosiformis chromosome 3, ASM39032v3, whole genome shotgun sequence window:
- the LOC104096837 gene encoding LEAF RUST 10 DISEASE-RESISTANCEUS RECEPTOR-LIKE PROTEIN KINASE-like 1.2 isoform X3, with product MFQNQSHSFFFFFFFFLSLLFLSLFFSSVKSSANDDAPSYAYCPKHNCSGVEVSYPFWRLDNYNATAPQYCGYPGFGISCSISHSQPYPILHLPGDAFYVKNIDYETNSLTLVDIDVFDVPCPRARHNLTLEHLPLDYSDSDLKLTFYFNCTKSLPQAYPAECLIKSGGKASYFYVGEISEPEDLNWIGICEEKVVATVTERGSFQNNDWIGGFGGAMGEGFLLDWRSASECGKCEDSHGRCGFNNSTQNLLCFCKDGTVKFDHCKGNKRDIRVKAAVGVSAAALTAFLACVIFFLYRRRQKKSDAGSSLISSSILSYPSSITDPEKASHYFGIHVFDYNELQEATSNFDSNKELGEGGFGTVYKGKLRDGRVVAVKRLYENNYKRVEQFRNEVKLLTRLHHRNLVTLYGCTSRHSRELLLVYEYIPNGTVADHLHGEHTKPGSLSWNTRMSIAVETASALTYLHNSDVIHRDVKTNNILLDNNFCVKVADFGLSRLFPTDATHVSTAPQGTPGYVDPQYHECYQLTSKSDVYSFGVVLIELISSLPAVDISRHRYEINLSNMAINKIQSNALHELADPSLGFDSNEKVKLMITAVAELAFQCLQNDRDLRPSMQEVLKSLLGIQSMDKAAGETKKASPGDDSGLLKNNALSLSPDSVIAKWTSSSRSTTSTSSTG from the exons ATGTTTCAGAATCAATCtcactccttcttcttcttcttcttcttcttcttgtctcttctttttctttctctgttTTTCTCCTCAGTTAAATCCAGTGCAAATGATGACGCTCCGTCTTATGCATATTGTCCTAAACATAACTGCAGTGGAGTTGAAGTTTCATATCCTTTCTGGAGGCTTGACAATTACAACGCAACCGCTCCTCAGTACTGTGGTTACCCTGGATTTGGCATCAGCTGCTCTATTTCTCATTCTCAACCATATCCTATTCTTCACCTTCCGGGTGATGCTTTCTACGTTAAAAATATAGATTATGAAACCAATTCCCTCACTCTAGTGGACATTGATGTTTTCGACGTGCCATGTCCCAGAGCACGTCACAATCTTACTTTAGAGCACTTGCCTTTGGATTATTCGGATTCCGATCTGAAACTTACATTTTATTTCAATTGTACAAAATCTCTACCTCAAGCTTATCCCGCGGAGTGCTTAATAAAATCAGGTGGAAAAGCATCTTATTTCTATGTTGGGGAAATCAGTGAGCCGGAAGATTTGAACTGGATTGGGATTTGTGAGGAGAAAGTGGTGGCGACGGTGACGGAGAGGGGAAGCTTCCAGAACAATGATTGGATCGGAGGATTTGGTGGGGCCATGGGCGAGGGTTTCTTGCTGGACTGGCGGAGCGCGTCGGAGTGCGGCAAGTGTGAGGACTCACACGGGCGGTGTGGTTTCAACAATTCAACCCAGAATCTCTTGTGCTTTTGCAAAGATGGTACCGTTAAGTTTGATCATTGCAAAG GCAATAAAAGAGATATCAGAGTGAAGGCTGCCGTAG GTGTAAGTGCAGCTGCATTAACTGCCTTTTTGGCATGTGTaattttctttctctatcgtcGTCGACAGAAGAAAAGTGACGCTGGTTCATCTTTGATCTCCAGTAGCATCCTTTCTTATCCCTCCTCAATAACGGACCCTGAAAAGGCTTCACACTATTTTGGAATTCACGTATTTGACTACAATGAACTGCAAGAAGCCACAAGCAATTTTGATTCCAACAAAGAGCTAGGAGAAGGTGGCTTTGGCACAGTATACAAAG GTAAACTTCGAGATGGACGTGTTGTTGCCGTAAAACGTTTATATGAGAACAACTACAAGAGGGTTGAGCAATTCCGTAATGAAGTCAAACTCCTCACACGCTTGCACCATCGAAATCTAGTTACCCTTTATGGATGCACATCTCGCCATAGCCGCGAGCTTCTTCTTGTGTATGAATATATTCCCAATGGCACAGTTGCTGATCATCTTCATGGAGAACACACTAAGCCTGGATCGCTTTCATGGAATACACGAATGAGCATTGCCGTAGAAACGGCAAGTGCACTAACCTATCTCCACAATTCAGATGTCATTCACAGAGATGTAAAAACTAACAATATCCTCCTAGACAATAATTTCTGCGTCAAAGTAGCAGATTTTGGCTTGTCTCGGCTTTTCCCAACTGATGCTACTCACGTCTCAACAGCTCCACAGGGTACCCCTGGATATGTTGATCCCCAGTATCACGAATGCTATCAACTCACCAGTAAAAGTGATGTGTATAGTTTCGGGGTGGTACTAATCGAGCTTATATCCTCCCTACCAGCTGTTGATATCTCTAGGCATCGATATGAAATAAATCTGTCAAATATGGCAATTAACAAGATTCAGAGCAATGCATTACATGAGTTGGCTGATCCAAGTCTTGGTTTTGATTCCAatgagaaggtaaagttgatgaTCACTGCCGTGGCAGAGTTGGCTTTCCAGTGTTTACAGAATGACAGGGATTTGAGACCATCCATGCAAGAGGTTTTGAAGTCTCTACTGGGAATTCAGAGTATGGACAAAGCTGCAGGAGAAACAAAGAAAGCAAGTCCTGGTGATGATTCTGGGCTGTTGAAGAATAACGCTTTATCTCTCTCACCCGATTCAGTTATTGCAAAATGGACTAGCAGTAGCAGGTCAACAACATCTACTTCTAGTACTGGCTAA
- the LOC104096837 gene encoding LEAF RUST 10 DISEASE-RESISTANCEUS RECEPTOR-LIKE PROTEIN KINASE-like 1.2 isoform X2, producing the protein MIGSEDLVGPWARVSCWTGGARRSAASVRTHTGGVVSTIQPRISCAFAKMVPLSLIIAKPTKSIIDEFSQMHAQSFRLPLLHSIITFIFFLITSSLSYGQENKQHTICNSTYSCGNIRNIGFPFWGGDRPQECGFPQFELECEANHNPVMKIDNHDFRVLDINGEKQTMRIARNDLEEDICPDRFGNTTLNDALFRYVPDLQPFVLFYDCPFDIPSEWKKFSFSCNINGNSSLGFYPDESFSSFWGPRYPRCEHKVMVPVVMKAFEQFKNEGSTKILELLKQGFDVVYNKSTECIVCEKSGGLCWSETNLTEPTCLCRDQTYSYHCGYVTDQGNKRDIRVKAAVGVSAAALTAFLACVIFFLYRRRQKKSDAGSSLISSSILSYPSSITDPEKASHYFGIHVFDYNELQEATSNFDSNKELGEGGFGTVYKGKLRDGRVVAVKRLYENNYKRVEQFRNEVKLLTRLHHRNLVTLYGCTSRHSRELLLVYEYIPNGTVADHLHGEHTKPGSLSWNTRMSIAVETASALTYLHNSDVIHRDVKTNNILLDNNFCVKVADFGLSRLFPTDATHVSTAPQGTPGYVDPQYHECYQLTSKSDVYSFGVVLIELISSLPAVDISRHRYEINLSNMAINKIQSNALHELADPSLGFDSNEKVKLMITAVAELAFQCLQNDRDLRPSMQEVLKSLLGIQSMDKAAGETKKASPGDDSGLLKNNALSLSPDSVIAKWTSSSRSTTSTSSTG; encoded by the exons ATGATTGGATCGGAGGATTTGGTGGGGCCATGGGCGAGGGTTTCTTGCTGGACTGGCGGAGCGCGTCGGAGTGCGGCAAGTGTGAGGACTCACACGGGCGGTGTGGTTTCAACAATTCAACCCAGAATCTCTTGTGCTTTTGCAAAGATGGTACCGTTAAGTTTGATCATTGCAAAG CCAACCAAGTCTATCATTGATGAGTTCTCACAAATGCATGCTCAAAGCTTCCGTCTTCCTCTGCTTCATTCCATCATCACCTTCATATTCTTCTTGATCACTTCCTCACTATCTTATGGCCAAGAAAATAAACAGCATACCATTTGTAATAGCACCTACAGCTGTGGGAATATTCGGAACATCGGCTTCCCTTTCTGGGGTGGTGATCGACCTCAAGAATGTGGTTTTCCACAATTCGAGCTTGAATGTGAAGCCAACCATAATCCCGTTATGAAGATTGACAATCATGATTTCCGTGTACTTGACATTAATGGAGAAAAGCAAACCATGAGAATTGCACGTAATGATCTTGAAGAAGACATTTGTCCTGATAGATTTGGTAACACTACCTTGAATGATGCTCTTTTCCGCTATGTTCCTGACTTGCAACCCTTCGTCCTGTTCTATGATTGTCCTTTCGATATACCTTCAGAATGGAAAAAGTTCTCCTTTAGCTGCAATATCAATGGAAACTCTAGTCTTGGTTTCTATCCAGATGAGTCATTTTCATCATTCTGGGGCCCAAGGTACCCGAGATGTGAGCATAAGGTCATGGTTCCTGTTGTGATGAAGGCATTTGAGCAGTTCAAGAACGAAGGAAGTACGAAGATATTGGAGCTATTGAAGCAAGGGTTTGATGTGGTGTATAACAAAAGCACAGAATGTATAGTTTGTGAGAAGTCAGGCGGGTTATGTTGGTCAGAGACAAATCTTACGGAGCCAACGTGCCTTTGTAGGGATCAAACTTATTCCTATCACTGTGGTTATGTAACAGATCAAG GCAATAAAAGAGATATCAGAGTGAAGGCTGCCGTAG GTGTAAGTGCAGCTGCATTAACTGCCTTTTTGGCATGTGTaattttctttctctatcgtcGTCGACAGAAGAAAAGTGACGCTGGTTCATCTTTGATCTCCAGTAGCATCCTTTCTTATCCCTCCTCAATAACGGACCCTGAAAAGGCTTCACACTATTTTGGAATTCACGTATTTGACTACAATGAACTGCAAGAAGCCACAAGCAATTTTGATTCCAACAAAGAGCTAGGAGAAGGTGGCTTTGGCACAGTATACAAAG GTAAACTTCGAGATGGACGTGTTGTTGCCGTAAAACGTTTATATGAGAACAACTACAAGAGGGTTGAGCAATTCCGTAATGAAGTCAAACTCCTCACACGCTTGCACCATCGAAATCTAGTTACCCTTTATGGATGCACATCTCGCCATAGCCGCGAGCTTCTTCTTGTGTATGAATATATTCCCAATGGCACAGTTGCTGATCATCTTCATGGAGAACACACTAAGCCTGGATCGCTTTCATGGAATACACGAATGAGCATTGCCGTAGAAACGGCAAGTGCACTAACCTATCTCCACAATTCAGATGTCATTCACAGAGATGTAAAAACTAACAATATCCTCCTAGACAATAATTTCTGCGTCAAAGTAGCAGATTTTGGCTTGTCTCGGCTTTTCCCAACTGATGCTACTCACGTCTCAACAGCTCCACAGGGTACCCCTGGATATGTTGATCCCCAGTATCACGAATGCTATCAACTCACCAGTAAAAGTGATGTGTATAGTTTCGGGGTGGTACTAATCGAGCTTATATCCTCCCTACCAGCTGTTGATATCTCTAGGCATCGATATGAAATAAATCTGTCAAATATGGCAATTAACAAGATTCAGAGCAATGCATTACATGAGTTGGCTGATCCAAGTCTTGGTTTTGATTCCAatgagaaggtaaagttgatgaTCACTGCCGTGGCAGAGTTGGCTTTCCAGTGTTTACAGAATGACAGGGATTTGAGACCATCCATGCAAGAGGTTTTGAAGTCTCTACTGGGAATTCAGAGTATGGACAAAGCTGCAGGAGAAACAAAGAAAGCAAGTCCTGGTGATGATTCTGGGCTGTTGAAGAATAACGCTTTATCTCTCTCACCCGATTCAGTTATTGCAAAATGGACTAGCAGTAGCAGGTCAACAACATCTACTTCTAGTACTGGCTAA
- the LOC104096837 gene encoding LEAF RUST 10 DISEASE-RESISTANCEUS RECEPTOR-LIKE PROTEIN KINASE-like 1.2 isoform X1, which translates to MIGSEDLVGPWARVSCWTGGARRSAASVRTHTGGVVSTIQPRISCAFAKMVPLSLIIAKNSLNGEAFPTRDFSIPRHLLKSERITSIPPHSFIINREVLIPNQSFKSGLKAGVSQDSRGIPQTILKKEESLSVLHKNIDAKPTKSIIDEFSQMHAQSFRLPLLHSIITFIFFLITSSLSYGQENKQHTICNSTYSCGNIRNIGFPFWGGDRPQECGFPQFELECEANHNPVMKIDNHDFRVLDINGEKQTMRIARNDLEEDICPDRFGNTTLNDALFRYVPDLQPFVLFYDCPFDIPSEWKKFSFSCNINGNSSLGFYPDESFSSFWGPRYPRCEHKVMVPVVMKAFEQFKNEGSTKILELLKQGFDVVYNKSTECIVCEKSGGLCWSETNLTEPTCLCRDQTYSYHCGYVTDQGNKRDIRVKAAVGVSAAALTAFLACVIFFLYRRRQKKSDAGSSLISSSILSYPSSITDPEKASHYFGIHVFDYNELQEATSNFDSNKELGEGGFGTVYKGKLRDGRVVAVKRLYENNYKRVEQFRNEVKLLTRLHHRNLVTLYGCTSRHSRELLLVYEYIPNGTVADHLHGEHTKPGSLSWNTRMSIAVETASALTYLHNSDVIHRDVKTNNILLDNNFCVKVADFGLSRLFPTDATHVSTAPQGTPGYVDPQYHECYQLTSKSDVYSFGVVLIELISSLPAVDISRHRYEINLSNMAINKIQSNALHELADPSLGFDSNEKVKLMITAVAELAFQCLQNDRDLRPSMQEVLKSLLGIQSMDKAAGETKKASPGDDSGLLKNNALSLSPDSVIAKWTSSSRSTTSTSSTG; encoded by the exons ATGATTGGATCGGAGGATTTGGTGGGGCCATGGGCGAGGGTTTCTTGCTGGACTGGCGGAGCGCGTCGGAGTGCGGCAAGTGTGAGGACTCACACGGGCGGTGTGGTTTCAACAATTCAACCCAGAATCTCTTGTGCTTTTGCAAAGATGGTACCGTTAAGTTTGATCATTGCAAAG AATTCACTAAATGGGGAAGCATTTCCAACGAGAGATTTCTCCATTCCAAGACATTTACTAAAAAGTGAAAGAATTACATCTATCCCACCACATTCCTTTATTATAAATCGGGAGGTATTGATACCGAATCAATCCTTTAAATCTGGCTTAAAGGCTGGTGTTAGTCAAGACTCAAGAGGGATTCCACAAACCATATTAAAAAAAGAAGAATCACTGTCCGTCCTGCACAAGAATATTGATGCAAAG CCAACCAAGTCTATCATTGATGAGTTCTCACAAATGCATGCTCAAAGCTTCCGTCTTCCTCTGCTTCATTCCATCATCACCTTCATATTCTTCTTGATCACTTCCTCACTATCTTATGGCCAAGAAAATAAACAGCATACCATTTGTAATAGCACCTACAGCTGTGGGAATATTCGGAACATCGGCTTCCCTTTCTGGGGTGGTGATCGACCTCAAGAATGTGGTTTTCCACAATTCGAGCTTGAATGTGAAGCCAACCATAATCCCGTTATGAAGATTGACAATCATGATTTCCGTGTACTTGACATTAATGGAGAAAAGCAAACCATGAGAATTGCACGTAATGATCTTGAAGAAGACATTTGTCCTGATAGATTTGGTAACACTACCTTGAATGATGCTCTTTTCCGCTATGTTCCTGACTTGCAACCCTTCGTCCTGTTCTATGATTGTCCTTTCGATATACCTTCAGAATGGAAAAAGTTCTCCTTTAGCTGCAATATCAATGGAAACTCTAGTCTTGGTTTCTATCCAGATGAGTCATTTTCATCATTCTGGGGCCCAAGGTACCCGAGATGTGAGCATAAGGTCATGGTTCCTGTTGTGATGAAGGCATTTGAGCAGTTCAAGAACGAAGGAAGTACGAAGATATTGGAGCTATTGAAGCAAGGGTTTGATGTGGTGTATAACAAAAGCACAGAATGTATAGTTTGTGAGAAGTCAGGCGGGTTATGTTGGTCAGAGACAAATCTTACGGAGCCAACGTGCCTTTGTAGGGATCAAACTTATTCCTATCACTGTGGTTATGTAACAGATCAAG GCAATAAAAGAGATATCAGAGTGAAGGCTGCCGTAG GTGTAAGTGCAGCTGCATTAACTGCCTTTTTGGCATGTGTaattttctttctctatcgtcGTCGACAGAAGAAAAGTGACGCTGGTTCATCTTTGATCTCCAGTAGCATCCTTTCTTATCCCTCCTCAATAACGGACCCTGAAAAGGCTTCACACTATTTTGGAATTCACGTATTTGACTACAATGAACTGCAAGAAGCCACAAGCAATTTTGATTCCAACAAAGAGCTAGGAGAAGGTGGCTTTGGCACAGTATACAAAG GTAAACTTCGAGATGGACGTGTTGTTGCCGTAAAACGTTTATATGAGAACAACTACAAGAGGGTTGAGCAATTCCGTAATGAAGTCAAACTCCTCACACGCTTGCACCATCGAAATCTAGTTACCCTTTATGGATGCACATCTCGCCATAGCCGCGAGCTTCTTCTTGTGTATGAATATATTCCCAATGGCACAGTTGCTGATCATCTTCATGGAGAACACACTAAGCCTGGATCGCTTTCATGGAATACACGAATGAGCATTGCCGTAGAAACGGCAAGTGCACTAACCTATCTCCACAATTCAGATGTCATTCACAGAGATGTAAAAACTAACAATATCCTCCTAGACAATAATTTCTGCGTCAAAGTAGCAGATTTTGGCTTGTCTCGGCTTTTCCCAACTGATGCTACTCACGTCTCAACAGCTCCACAGGGTACCCCTGGATATGTTGATCCCCAGTATCACGAATGCTATCAACTCACCAGTAAAAGTGATGTGTATAGTTTCGGGGTGGTACTAATCGAGCTTATATCCTCCCTACCAGCTGTTGATATCTCTAGGCATCGATATGAAATAAATCTGTCAAATATGGCAATTAACAAGATTCAGAGCAATGCATTACATGAGTTGGCTGATCCAAGTCTTGGTTTTGATTCCAatgagaaggtaaagttgatgaTCACTGCCGTGGCAGAGTTGGCTTTCCAGTGTTTACAGAATGACAGGGATTTGAGACCATCCATGCAAGAGGTTTTGAAGTCTCTACTGGGAATTCAGAGTATGGACAAAGCTGCAGGAGAAACAAAGAAAGCAAGTCCTGGTGATGATTCTGGGCTGTTGAAGAATAACGCTTTATCTCTCTCACCCGATTCAGTTATTGCAAAATGGACTAGCAGTAGCAGGTCAACAACATCTACTTCTAGTACTGGCTAA
- the LOC138908565 gene encoding uncharacterized protein gives MDLTVTILATGKVNIVADSLNRRSMGSMSYLQLDKCGIAHEIYQLASLRVRLLDSGDTGVTIQYTTKSSLVTKVKERQYEDLVLAHYRDTSPQKENTPFEITGDGVLRYREETKMYHDIRERYLWDGMKKDIAEFVAQCPNYQQATYSAEDYGRLYIREIIQLHGVPISIISDRGAQFTANCWRSLQKDWGLMCIEDPSKVIPVDDVQVTKQLSYEEAPIVIQDRQIQRLRTKDVATVKVLWINNNVDKMTWEAEEEMNTRYPHLFPLPKEDQTKTSQPLGTYIVLDSYIGLSCLKNFLEGIKDSTDLRHFVRRKIYHAPCMISFLGPQSPTALLLSTLVPWLLQQMT, from the exons ATGGATCTTACTGTGACCATCTTAGCTACAG gaaaggTGAATATAGTAGCCGACTCCCTcaaccgtagatctatgggtagcatgtCATATTTACAGTTAGATaagtgtgggatagcccatgagatttatCAGTTAGCTAGTCTTAGAGTTCGATtgctggactcaggtgataccggagttactattcagtaCACGACAAaatcctctttagtaactaaagtgaaggaacgccagtatgaggatcttgtgctagctcattacagagatacatcccctcaaaaggagaatacaccatttgagattacaggagatggagttctcagatatcgag AAgagacgaagatgtatcatgatatcagggaaagaTACTTAtgggacggaatgaagaaggatatagcagagtttgttgctcagtgccctaattatcagcag GCTActtattcagcagaggattatggaaggctttacattagggagataatacaacttcatggtgtccctatatctattatctcagatagaggtgctcaattTACAGCTAATTGCTGGAGGTCCTTacaaaaggattggggactcat GTGTATTGaagatccctctaaagtcattccagttgacgatgttcaggttacaaagcagctatcatatgaggaagctcccattgttATACAAGATAGACAAATTcagagattaagaactaaggatgtagctacggttaaagtactttggattaacaataatgtggataagatgacttgggaagctgaagaagaaatgaatactaggtatcctcacttgtttccacttccgAAGGAGGATCAAACTaagacatcacaacctttaggtacgtatattgtacttgattcttat ATTGGATTGAGTTGTTTGaaaaatttcttggaaggtattaaggactcaacagaTTTAAG GCATTTTGTTAGGAGGAAGATCTACCATGCTCCATGTATGATTAGCTTTCTAGGGCCTCAATCTCCAACTGCATTACTTTTATCCACTTTGGTTCCTTGGTTGCTTCAGCAAATGACTTAG